Part of the Desulfobacterales bacterium genome is shown below.
CGCGAGAAACTGATCTATATCAAGGAGTGCACTGCGTCGATTGTTCAAAAAAAGACCGTATATATGGCCGGATACCAATCCGTCTTTGCCACTATCGGCGGGGATTTTTACCAGGATCATCTGATACGGGCCGGCGGCGGCGTCAACGTGGCCCATGAACTTACGGGCGGATGGGTTTCGGTATCCCGGGAACATCTGGTGGCCTGGAATCCGGATTTCATTCTTCTGGCGCCTTACAGTCATATCAATGCCCGGGATGTCATGGATGAGGCCATAGAATGCGTCAACGCCGTTCGCAAGGAGCAGATCCATACTTTTCCAAGCTACCTGGACGCATGGGATCTGCCGACTCCCGAGTCTATTCTGGGAATCATGTGGCTGGCCAATATCCTGTATCCCGATAACATTCGGTTTGACATGGAACGGGAAGCTGAATATTTTTATAGTCAATTTTACGGTCGTTATCCAAAACCGGTTGAATGGAAGACCGGTCATCCCGGGATTGATTCACGAAAAGATTTTCCTTGATTGAGATCGAATGCCTGTAATCTTTTTAAGGCGAATTCGTGGCCTTTTTGGGTTCCCATCAACACCCCATTGATGCATCTGAAATCAGGAAGATTGTATTTGTAAATTTCTCCTGAAAACGTGGTCATTCTTCCCCCGGCTTCGTGAATAATAACATCCGCGGCCGCTATGTCCCAGAACTTTGGGACCGATTTCATTTTGTCTGATTTTGGAAGTATCGGGTATATTTCTCCTTGATTATTCAGAATAAACAAAGCTTTTACTACGGCTGACTCTATTGGCTTTCTTTTAAACCGGTGATGAGGATCGATCGCATCCAGAGCCCTTTGATAATCCGGACGGTGGATTGAGTTACGACTGCAAAGAATCGTGTGAATAGAATCTTTTTTCCCTGAATCAACCTTTAGTCCATTCAGATAAGTTCCTTCCCCTTTGACCGCCCATGCAATCAAATTTTGAGCGGGTGCATAAAGCACCCCTACTACCGGACGTCCATTTTCAACCAGGGCGATTGAAATGCCGAAGCATCCTGTTTTCTTTTTATATCCCATTGTTCCGTCAATCGGGTC
Proteins encoded:
- a CDS encoding ABC transporter substrate-binding protein — encoded protein: MMYQRLRILLPAIFSAVIIACPVDARTVCDMIGRQVHVPKTMERIACPYRVADDMIFALGAADKLIAISTRHPNSIKKSFCEGIDHTGYAQPESSIEEFLRLRPDGVFMRPGPLVSRLEEVGIPVFCLKVEDPDSMIRGLMMMADILGRKDHANRIAAYYREKLIYIKECTASIVQKKTVYMAGYQSVFATIGGDFYQDHLIRAGGGVNVAHELTGGWVSVSREHLVAWNPDFILLAPYSHINARDVMDEAIECVNAVRKEQIHTFPSYLDAWDLPTPESILGIMWLANILYPDNIRFDMEREAEYFYSQFYGRYPKPVEWKTGHPGIDSRKDFP